Within the Meriones unguiculatus strain TT.TT164.6M chromosome 2, Bangor_MerUng_6.1, whole genome shotgun sequence genome, the region AAGATCCTGATCTACTGTACACATTGTTGATCCGCTAGGGACTCCCAGCACACTAGTcaagtctcaaaatggatctaAGGCTAGGGCGgcgactgcttcccccttcttcatggaAGTCTCCTAGAGTgactttgccccccccccccgacacatATCTCCCTATAGTTGCACCAACCTGACTGATTGTTACTAGTGCTTGAGGCCTTTCAGTCATTTAAGGGCTGTTACACTGGATAATAAGCTAGTCTGCACCTTTGAATCTGGTCTCTCACAGAATTATTGATCAATGTAATAGAACTAAGAGCCCATATAATAAACCCAGTCacccaacttgtttttttttttttttaaataaggaggCCAACACTACACAGTGGTgtagaagccttttttttttaggagCTATTTTTTAAACtctcttttatttggggttccttaatgcttctacctcccttccaaccccctcggcctaggaaggagagaaaggttagaagGGACAGGAGACCTCTTCAGCTACTTCTGGCTGTCTAGGGTCGCCAGGTTCTTTGGAGTAGTACCAATCTGAGTCATCAGGATACCCAGTGGTCCAGCAAGACCAGCAGCCAGGGCTTCCCCATCCATCTCCTCTCTCAaagacttcttcctttctctagCATTCTCCTTCGAAGAGTCCTCTCTCCAAGCATCTCCCTCGAGGTGTCCCTGGGCTCcggtatttataccctctcagaatTTAACAGctgctggcaaagaccatgcccttTCCTGAGCCTCCAGGCTGTTACTAGCTGTCACAGACCACACCCCCCCGGAGACAATTATCAGTTACgagcagctccatatcccacacttaggattaaaataaaaacctgtttacatacctgagttgtttgtttttttaaactaaaacttACACTACACAATAGagaacagacagcatcttcaacaaatggccgTGGTCAAACTGGTTAACTACATGTTAAAAAGTGAAATTaccatgggggctcacagggactgaaccaccaaccaaagagcatgcaggggttggacctaggccccctacccatatgtagcaggtgtgcagcttggtcatcatgtgggcccctaacaactggagcaaGGGCTATCTGATTCCGtagtctgcctttggatccctttccctcagctgggctgccttgcttgacctcagtgggagaggatgcgaTTAGTCCTGCTGGGACTTGATGTACTTGATGAACTTACCCATGGGGAAGAAGTGTGAGGGTGAAAAGGGGAGAAGAGCAGGGAAAAGGCTGTGAAaagactgtaaagtgattaaataaattaatgaaaagaaggAATGAAACTAGATCCTTATCTCTCATCCTGcaaaaactcaactccaaatagatcaaagacctcaccatcaGATTGATGCCCTAAATGCTGTTAATGAAAAAAACaactttcacttaaaaaaaataaaaataaataaataaatagataaataaagaatGTAGTTTATTCTGAAGCCAAGTATGAAAGACCATGGCTAGAATTAGGTAACAAATTCACAAActttttatagtaacagaataaaaacataaatcaaGACACTTTTCCAATACATTAATGGGTACATCAAGCAGGTGGATTGTAACAAGATGGGGAAAATGCTGGGCCCTGTATGCTATCTAAAAACACTCTTGGCTCTTTGGTTAGTGGGGAACTAGGGGTTTGCTATGCAAATACATTctaaaaggtttttgttttttttttttaactctgttgtCAAGATGTTAAGTCAAGCTTTATGTGATAGTACGGAATGTTAGGTCTCACACAGGTGGTGGAGAGCACAAAGAACAGCTATTTGATAGGCTAAAGATTACCCAAAACAAAATGTAGTTAGGCTCCGCACTAAATTGTTTGcaatgctttttattttcctgacagaaaaattctcaaaatacaccgattttttttttttctttaagcagtAAGGAACTGATGCTGACAAGCCCCCGGActctgttgggattacaggtgtatgctacAATTACAATGCCACCCCCACTGGCTCATTTGCTACATCTTAGTTGCTGGTGGCTCAAAAGTATTTTAatggaccagcaagatggctcagggcgTACTTGCCGCCAAATATCTGATGACGATGGCAATTGCTAGAGAGCCACATGGTACAAAAAGTTTAGCTATTGCATGTTGCCTTATGGCTCCACCTGCATGCCTCCCACAGCCAAAATAAATTAGTAactgtaaaaagaaaacacacattttcGTTAATCCCTTTGTGCATGGGAGGAACAAAGTAAATTTATTCACACAGCAGAAAAACATCAAGATTAGTTTTGGATTACCATTGGCATGTTGTGACAATAGTCCTGCATCTGTTTCTAAAAAGATTATTAATTTATGTCTATGCATGAGCAAGTGAATTCAGATGCCCGTGAGAGAAGTTGTCGTAGTTTTGAGTTCCCAATATTcgagctgggaatggaactcttTTATTAACATACATGCAGATGGAGTCATAAAgagcaacacatttttttttttaaacaagaaattgtggaacattttcaGCATGAGGTGTGCTTGGAGTCCATCAAAGAGATACGACAGGCAGGAAGCACCAGGCCCCTCTCTCCTAGCTACTGGTCTGTGACACCTGCTTATCTCAGAACTCTGAGGGAAAGTTACCGGCAGTTTATGTGACTGGGacactgtaagacctggagtctcacaactcaggagttcaagatcgcacccttcccagaaactcccaaaGACCATGACTCGatgtaaaagcaagaggtttaatttaaccattgagcaatggggtcacccctgccggtcagcagagtagcaccgggagacaaaggcattaggtttttagaagaaaaagtgcgggaaatttgaagttgctattttggcaatttaggattggatgaggaagctataaagtaagataactggttagtcttaggtgctcaagcttggccagtcctgccgagtgtggatgcagctgcaattgaaggtgggggtggttagctcatccttgaagattagggctgcggactcttggctggaggtcaggagctattcagaaGAATtggggccatctgggttggttgctaagaaacagtatcttgaagacaagggtctggtcgttctttttgctgagtgaaggtcattgcttgctagctttttttatatctgtcctcacagatagggtcacatttctctgttctctggaaaggtactaagaggctttagcttaatctgaacctaaaactcaaaactataggctttagaagacatacaggttacaaagttagtctaaccctttcaacacCATCAGAAAAGGGGGCAGTTTCAAGTCCCAAACAATCCATTAGATAAACCAACAGGATGGGAAATTTGGAAAGGGCACAGGTCTTGGCCTATGGGAAAGATGGGAATTTCTCAAGATGAGGGTCTCTAAAAGACATCGTCTGTCAGCCAATCAGCATATCTGCTGTTTTCACCTTTTCTCTGTGCTGCACCCGCCTCATTCATCTCTTGAATTTGTTGCTATAGAGCAAACACATTAATTTCCACACAAAGGACCTCTACATAGCAACATCCTAAATTCCCAACAGCCATCTATACTCCAGCAACTTGGCTGTAGCTTTCTACCAATGGCTTCAGGGACATCTACCAAGTCTTTAAGCACATTTACTGTACTGGAAGACAGCTGTGCTGATTCACCCGGCTTGCTGGGCCTTAGAAAAGAGGTCACAAGAAAGACCCTGCCCTAACAGTGGCTCACAATGTAAACTGTCACAATTCAGACtagcagaacacagaaaaagcaTGCAAAGTAGTAGCAGGAGGAAGCAGAAGTCCTGGGAATCCTGGTGGTGTGGCCTGCGAGGAGTCACAGGCAGGTATGTCTCCAGAAaggtgtgtatgagagagaatgCCACACACAAGCTAGCTCAGAACAGATAGGGAACGGACGGGAATGTCATGAGTTTGTCAGTATTCTGATTGAGGAGTCAAAATAATGCTTCCAGGTCATGGAAAAGGTAAACCAAAGACATATGAAGATGCATTTGCACATCTTGGACTGGACAGAGTCAAGAAATGGAAACCATCACAcacagggaacattgcaggaaaggaagcagagaatTAAAAGAGCCAGAGAATCGGGGAGTTTGTTGTTGAGACTCTGCTCCTTAGAAATATCTGAAGCTACACCCATaatgtctcaccaacatgactgactgcttaaacatgagctgaacaagagcGAGAGATAGGCTAAAGTAGATGGGGAAAGATCAGGAGAGATCaaccctatacaaagaactacaaATAGTTAAGGAGTGCCGAGTGGGAGAAACAGCCTTCCCCAGGGAAAAGCATGCCAACTGGTTATCCATCCAAtcggtcagctctgaaaacatacaagtaacattatacaggttcagcaggttatatttggaaattatatatacacacacatatatatatatattgcaggcattatatacatacatgcatgtaaaaacaattaatgaaaaaaagagctaatgaatttgaaagagagtaaggaGAGATATATgtatttgaagggaggaaagagaaggggtaaACAATGTAAAGTCCAAATATAAAAGaggtaataattaaaaaaaacaaaacaaatggaaaccAGAAGAGTGGGCTGACTCTTTCAAAGAAGATAACCTAAACTCTATAGGTgtgaatttttaaagtaaaaattttttTATGTCTATGGGTGATCTGCCTGCAGGTTTGAACatgtaccacatacatgcctaCAGCGTcagtggaggctagaagagggagtcagatttcCGGGAACCTAAGTTATAGGTTGTTGCTAGCTGGCCTGCGGGTGCTGGTATCcgtacctgggtcctctgcaagagcaagtgctcttaaccgctgattCATCTCTCCACTTTCTTCATTAGAACTGAGGTAACTGTAGacatttttaaagagagaaatttaaaaaaagaaaggtaggaAAAAGGAAGTGAAATTGTTTACCCTTTCCCCCCAGATTCTTCCATTTGGCAGTGTTAGACACCCGACAGTATTGTCAGCAAAGCTATCCCTAGTGCATCCTTTTATTGCTACAGCCACTACTCTCAACTATCTTTTAATGCTGACAGAACTCACTCCACGACTAAAGCATAAAATCAGGATGTGGAGGAGCATACAACAGCTGCGCAGCCTTCTCCAGGTCTTCCGCAAAGCCTTGGACACCACCCTTCCGCCGCGGCCGACCAACCGCCGCCGGAGGAGCTGGCTACTTCCGGCCGCGGGGGCCAGATCGCGGAAGTGCCGGCACCGTGTGCGCCGCCACCGCGTCCGAGATGGCGGATCTCCACCGCCAACTGCAGGACTACCTGACGCAGGGCAAAGCGAGCAGGACGGCGGCCGCCGAGCCGCTGCTCGCCGCGAGGGCAGCAGAAGAGCCCGCGGCCGGGGCCTGGCTAGGCCGCACGGCTCTGCGGTGGCCGTGGGCTGCGAGCCCCACGGAGCCGCCGCCCGCGGGCGCGAGCTGCATCCCGAACGTGACGCGCGGGCAGCGCCTGGCGGCGGGCGGGCTGTGCCTGCTGCTGGCGGCGCTCTGCTTCGGGCTGGCGGCGCTCTAcgcgccgctgctgctgctgcgcgCCCGCAAGTTCGCGCTCCTGTGGTCGCTGGGCTCCGTGCTGGCACTGGCGGGCGCGGCGCTGCTGCGGGGCGGCGCGGCGTGCGGGCGCCTGCTGCGCGGCGAGGAGGCGCCGTCGCCCGGCGCCCTGTGCTACGCGGCCGCCCTGGGGGGAACGCTCTACGCCGCGCTGGCCCTGCGCAGCACGCCGCTGACGGCGCTCGGCGCCTGCGCGCAGCTGGCCACCCTGCTGCGCGCGCTGCTGGGGCTGCTGCCCTGGGGCGGCGGCACGGCGCTGCGTCTGGCGCTCGGCCGCCTGAAGCGCGGGGCCGGCCTAGCCAGCGCGCTCCCGGTGTGACGGTCCCCCGTCTCGAGGAAGCGGAACTGGGCCGGCTGGAGACGGTGCGCGCGCGGCTACCCACGCTCCACGCTGCCGACAGGACCGCGCGGCGGAGTCCGTGAGCTCGGAGCGGCTGTCACCAACTGACGCACGGGGCTGGGTCAGAAGATCCTTAGGCTTCTTCCGTTCTGGGCAGCATGTGGCCCCGCGAAGAAGTGATTGTGCTTGCTAACTGCTGTGGAGAAGGCTGTCAGTGAGCTGCTTTCCTACTAACTGGCTTTACTTGGACGTCAGGTTAAGAGGTCAAAAGACATGAATAGCTTTCTGACTTGGCTGCTTTTGGAAGAACTACATTTTCCCTTTTGTCGTTTAAAGAAATGCAGTAAGGTTTCGGTTTTACTGCAGTTTTTCGAAGCCTCATTCCTATTCACTGTAAATCAATCCAGATTATCAGATTAAACACTAAATTTAGCCACTGGATTTAAAAGTGATTAGTTAATACTacctcatgtttttttctttagtaaataTGGTGCTTTATAACATTCAAGGAAAATTAATCGTAAAAACAATACACCAAAGAGCAATATTCTGAATCAAGAAGCCAGATACCCAGTATGATGCGTGGCAACGTTTGCAAAGGCTTCTGCAGAACCTAAGGAATCCTGGGAGACAAACATTTTTACATCTACAATTAACATAATTGTTATGGATAGGTTTTGCCAAGTTTTCACGATTCCTATCGTTGCTGCTTTTCAAAGTATTACATAGTTCAATATTAATGTAATGTAAAATGCTTTTTATATATAATTGCTGTATTTCCGAGGTTCAGCAggtacttgttttgtttttgtggtgttgGTTCGGTGAAATCAGCATCTAAAGCTATCATACTTTATTGACAAAACCTGGTTTCTCAGTATTGAATCTCGGTGCACTAGAAAGTAAAGTATATTTAACAGCTTATAATTTTACACCAGTGGTTCTCACACTAGACTGGCACATCAAAAGTATTTGAGAAGCACATTTTATCAGTTCATTTATGATACCCGTGGATGGGTCCAGACATTTTTATATATAAGAAGTGCTGCATATATTACGTATTATAGAACTATGtgtattataaataatatattattgaaatatatattacaaatattgtatatgttacatatataatataaaaccACACCAGGTGTTTTTACGTTCAGCTGAGGCTGAGAACCACTTCTGTGCACCAGCTTGTACAATGTACAAGTTGTTTTCCAAACTGCTCCAATGTTGCCTTAGCAGGATAGGTCAGACAGTAG harbors:
- the Sft2d3 gene encoding vesicle transport protein SFT2C, with product MADLHRQLQDYLTQGKASRTAAAEPLLAARAAEEPAAGAWLGRTALRWPWAASPTEPPPAGASCIPNVTRGQRLAAGGLCLLLAALCFGLAALYAPLLLLRARKFALLWSLGSVLALAGAALLRGGAACGRLLRGEEAPSPGALCYAAALGGTLYAALALRSTPLTALGACAQLATLLRALLGLLPWGGGTALRLALGRLKRGAGLASALPV